A single Phragmites australis chromosome 4, lpPhrAust1.1, whole genome shotgun sequence DNA region contains:
- the LOC133915649 gene encoding pentatricopeptide repeat-containing protein At2g21090-like yields the protein MRAAVRTRRPQRPQPQPSPATRAKPEEVRAPLSLPLRAFKLRLANGTPLAPTAKAFKSYAETCASLLRLCRATSAVSSNVPASSVSSALTLVRTLHAHALGSGLAADRSVASNLLTAYAAFASTADRDRAFRDCLATGAVSSFAYDFMVSEYVKAGEIATACRLFDRMPERSVVSYTTIVDALMKRGSVRDAVELYERCPLCSVAFFTAMIAGFVRNELHTGALPVFHEMLSRSVRPNVVTLICVIKACAGAGEFDLAMSVVGLAIKWNLFEKNIEVRNSLITLYLRMGDAAAARRVFDEMEVRDVVSWTALLDVYAELGDLEGARRVLDAMPERNEVSWGTLIARHEQKGDAAEAARLYGQMLADGCRPNISCFSSVLSACATLRDLRGGTRIHANALKVGSSSNVFVSCSLIDMYCKCKQCIDARRIFNSLPQKNIVCWNSLISGYSWNGKMVEAEELFKQMPARNAASWNTIISGYAENRRFIDALESFSAMLASGHIPGKITFSSVLLSCASLCSLEMGKMSHAKIVRLGIEDNIFMGTALSDMYAKSGDLESSKRIFYQMPERNDVTWTAMVQGLAENGFAEESILLFENMVANGIVPNEHTFLAILFACSHSGLVEQAVHYFEAMQSHGIPPQEKHYTCMVDVLARAGRLAEAEELLMRVPSKSEANSWSALLSACNTYRNKEIGERAAKRLHELEKDHTAGFVLLSNMYASCGKWKDAAEMRILMKGASLKKDGGCSWLQLRGQYHAFFSWEVKHPLSLEIYEILDSLTWESTT from the coding sequence ATGAGAGCGGCGGTCCGCACGAGGCGGCCGCAGCGGCCACAGCCACAGCCGTCGCCGGCGACGAGGGCTAAGCCGGAGGAAGTCCGCGCTCCCCTAAGCCTCCCGCTAAGGGCGTTCAAGCTCCGCCTAGCCAATGGCACGCCGCTCGCGCCCACTGCGAAGGCCTTCAAGTCCTACGCCGAGACCTgcgcctccctcctccgcctctGTCGCGCAACCAGCGCCGTCTCCAGCAACGTTCCTGCTTCCTCGGTCTCCTCCGCCTTGACGCTCGTCCGCACGCTGCACGCACATGCCCTCGGCTCCGGCCTCGCCGCCGACCGCTCCGTCGCGTCGAACTTGCTGACCGCCTACGCTGCCTTCGCCAGCACCGCGGACCGCGACCGGGCCTTCCGCGATTGTCTCGCCACAGGTGCGGTCTCTTCATTCGCGTATGACTTCATGGTGTCGGAGTACGTGAAGGCTGGGGAGATCGCCACCGCTTGCAGGCTGTTCGACAGAATGCCCGAGAGGAGTGTCGTGTCATACACAACCATTGTCGACGCGCTCATGAAGCGCGGGTCTGTGAGGGACGCGGTTGAGCTGTATGAACGGTGCCCACTCTGCTCGGTTGCCTTCTTCACCGCGATGATTGCTGGGTTCGTCCGCAATGAGCTCCACACCGGTGCGCTCCCTGTGTTTCACGAAATGCTAAGCCGCAGTGTGAGACCTAACGTGGTTACACTGATTTGTGTGATCAAGGCATGTGCGGGTGCAGGTGAATTTGACCTAGCCATGAGTGTGGTGGGATTGGCGATCAAATGGAACTTGTTTGAGAAGAACATCGAGGTACGTAATTCTTTGATCACTTTGTACCTAAGAATGGGAGATGCAGCCGCAGCACGTAGGGTGTTTGATGAGATGGAGGTGAGGGATGTTGTCTCATGGACTGCATTACTTGATGTGTATGCTGAGTTGGGTGATCTCGAGGGAGCTCGACGGGTTCTTGATGCAATGCCTGAGAGGAACGAGGTCTCATGGGGTACTTTGATTGCAAGACATGAGCAGAAAGGTGATGCTGCAGAAGCAGCGAGGCTGTACGGTCAAATGCTCGCTGACGGTTGTAGGCCAAACATTTCATGCTTCTCTAGTGTGCTCAGTGCTTGTGCTACCCTTCGGGACCTAAGAGGAGGAACAAGGATCCATGCCAATGCCCTGAAGGTGGGATCCAGCAGCAATGTGTTCGTGTCCTGCTCTCTGATTGACATGTACTGCAAATGCAAGCAGTGCATAGATGCACGAAGGATTTTTAATTCCCTCCCACAAAAGAACATAGTGTGCTGGAACTCTCTTATTTCAGGTTATAGCTGGAACGGAAAAATGGTGGAAGCTGAGGAGCTCTTCAAGCAGATGCCTGCAAGGAATGCAGCTTCATGGAATACGATCATTTCTGGTTATGCAGAAAATCGACGATTTATTGATGCACTTGAATCTTTCAGTGCAATGTTGGCTTCAGGGCATATTCCAGGGAAAATTACCTTCTCAAGTGTTCTTCTTTCGTGTGCAAGCTTGTGCTCTCTAGAGATGGGCAAGATGTCTCATGCTAAGATTGTCAGGCTTGGAATTGAGGATAACATCTTTATGGGGACTGCGCTTAGTGACATGTATGCCAAGTCAGGTGATTTGGAGAGCTCCAAGAGGATATTTTATCAAATGCCTGAAAGAAACGATGTTACTTGGACTGCCATGGTTCAGGGACTGGCTGAAAATGGTTTCGCAGAAGAGTCTATTTTGTTGTTTGAGAATATGGTGGCCAATGGAATAGTTCCAAATGAGCATACATTTTTAGCTATTCTATTTGCTTGTTCCCACAGTGGCTTGGTGGAACAAGCTGTACATTATTTTGAAGCAATGCAGTCACACGgcatcccacctcaagagaagcaCTACACTTGCATGGTTGATGTCCTAGCTCGAGCTGGTCGTTTGGCAGAGGCAGAAGAGCTTCTCATGAGGGTTCCAAGTAAATCAGAAGCAAATTCATGGTCCGCTCTTCTGAGTGCTTGCAACACTTACAGGAACAAGGAAATTGGTGAGAGGGCAGCAAAGAGACTTCATGAGTTGGAGAAGGATCATACTGCAGGCTTTGTGCTACTCTCGAACATGTATGCATCTTGTGGAAAATGGAAAGATGCTGCTGAGATGAGGATACTGATGAAAGGGGCTAGCCTTAAGAAAGATGGTGGGTGCAGCTGGTTGCAATTAAGGGGACAATATCACGCCTTCTTTTCTTGggaagtgaagcatccactGTCATTGGAAATTTATGAGATCTTGGATTCGCTGACATGGGAATCGACTACTTGA